The following proteins are co-located in the Aquipuribacter sp. SD81 genome:
- a CDS encoding putative bifunctional diguanylate cyclase/phosphodiesterase, with translation MQPGDTTAPPRRLGLPVPRRDRTALPLPGATDRFRVLVETMPGVAYVAAPGEAGAWHYLSPRLTDVLGHDPATWLDDPSAWVRLLHPEDRDRVLAAEAGWGRDVDCVHVSEYRLRDASGRWRWIQDAVTARAGGPDGTDVVWFGVLTDVTEVRESQQALRVSEQQLRSVLETAQDGFVSLDEAGRVLEWNERAEEMFGRRRAEVLGRVFADVVVPPAKRAAHTAALGRLAGRPDRPVVRRSVETTALRADGSEFPVDLVLWETRAGGVRRYNAFVRDITERRQMQDDLRSLAYSDTLTGLANRTRLTERLQDALRRPARAGGRPALVFLDLDDFKAVNDSLGHVAGDRVLTTVAARLVAVCPATATVARFAGDEFAVLLPSVPGTDAALAVAEQVAAVLREPVTVDGRRLVLGASVGLAVAGPDTGATEVLRDADAAMYEAKRAGKDRCTVFDPEVHARALARLELRNDLEHALEREELSVVFQPYVRLSTGRIAGFETLLRWRHPQRGAVPPLDFVPLAEETGRIREIGAWVLRRACAAAAGWPAAADGGAPTVSVNVSTVQLRDTGFAATVTDVLATTGLPPSRLVLEITESVLLTDVDGSREQLERLRGLGVRVAVDDFGTGYSSLRYLQDLPLDILKIDKSFVEHLTGDPDRTSMAELVVLIGRALGLSVVGEGVEGPDQVEALQRLGCDLAQGYHLGHPVDGVTALALASGR, from the coding sequence GTGCAGCCGGGCGACACCACCGCGCCACCCCGGCGCCTCGGGCTGCCGGTCCCGCGTCGGGACCGCACGGCCCTGCCGCTGCCCGGGGCCACGGACCGTTTCCGCGTCCTCGTCGAGACGATGCCGGGCGTCGCCTACGTCGCCGCGCCGGGCGAGGCCGGCGCGTGGCACTACCTGAGCCCCCGCCTCACCGACGTGCTGGGCCACGACCCCGCCACGTGGCTCGACGACCCGTCCGCCTGGGTGCGCCTGCTGCACCCCGAGGACCGCGACCGCGTCCTCGCGGCGGAGGCCGGGTGGGGGCGGGACGTCGACTGCGTGCACGTCAGCGAGTACCGGCTGCGGGACGCGAGCGGCCGGTGGCGGTGGATCCAGGACGCCGTCACGGCCCGCGCCGGCGGTCCCGACGGGACGGACGTCGTGTGGTTCGGCGTGCTCACGGACGTCACGGAGGTCCGCGAGTCCCAGCAGGCGCTGCGGGTGAGCGAGCAGCAGCTCCGATCGGTGCTGGAGACGGCCCAGGACGGCTTCGTCAGCCTCGACGAGGCCGGCCGCGTGCTGGAGTGGAACGAGCGGGCGGAGGAGATGTTCGGCCGTCGCCGCGCGGAGGTGCTGGGCCGGGTGTTCGCCGACGTCGTCGTGCCGCCCGCGAAGCGCGCGGCCCACACGGCGGCGCTGGGGCGGCTGGCCGGGCGGCCCGACCGTCCGGTGGTGCGGCGCAGCGTCGAGACGACCGCCCTGCGGGCCGACGGCTCGGAGTTCCCGGTCGACCTCGTCCTGTGGGAGACGCGTGCGGGCGGGGTACGCCGCTACAACGCGTTCGTCCGCGACATCACGGAGCGGCGCCAGATGCAGGACGACCTGCGCTCGCTCGCCTACAGCGACACCCTCACCGGCCTGGCGAACCGGACGCGGCTCACCGAGCGGCTCCAGGACGCCCTCCGGCGGCCCGCGCGGGCCGGCGGGCGCCCCGCGCTGGTCTTCCTGGACCTCGACGACTTCAAGGCCGTCAACGACAGCCTCGGGCACGTGGCAGGTGACCGGGTGCTCACGACCGTCGCCGCGCGCCTGGTCGCGGTGTGCCCGGCCACGGCCACGGTCGCGCGCTTCGCCGGCGACGAGTTCGCCGTCCTGCTGCCCTCGGTGCCGGGCACCGACGCCGCCCTGGCCGTGGCCGAGCAGGTCGCCGCCGTCCTGCGCGAGCCCGTGACGGTCGACGGCCGGCGGCTCGTGCTGGGTGCGAGCGTGGGGCTCGCGGTCGCCGGCCCCGACACCGGGGCGACCGAGGTGCTGCGGGACGCCGACGCGGCCATGTACGAGGCCAAGCGCGCCGGCAAGGACCGCTGCACGGTCTTCGACCCGGAGGTGCACGCGCGTGCGCTCGCCCGCCTGGAGCTGCGCAACGACCTCGAGCACGCGCTCGAGCGCGAGGAGCTGTCCGTCGTCTTCCAGCCGTACGTGCGGCTGAGCACCGGCCGCATCGCCGGGTTCGAGACGCTCCTGCGGTGGCGTCACCCGCAGCGTGGCGCGGTCCCGCCGCTGGACTTCGTGCCGCTCGCGGAGGAGACGGGCCGCATCCGCGAGATCGGCGCGTGGGTGCTGCGCCGGGCGTGCGCCGCCGCCGCGGGCTGGCCCGCGGCCGCGGACGGCGGTGCACCCACGGTGAGCGTCAACGTGTCCACCGTGCAGCTGCGCGACACCGGCTTCGCCGCGACCGTCACCGACGTCCTCGCCACGACGGGCCTGCCGCCGAGCCGGCTCGTGCTGGAGATCACGGAGTCGGTGCTCCTCACCGACGTCGACGGCAGCCGCGAGCAGCTGGAACGGCTGCGCGGGCTGGGCGTGCGGGTCGCGGTCGACGACTTCGGCACGGGGTACTCCTCGCTGCGCTACCTCCAGGACCTGCCCCTGGACATCCTCAAGATCGACAAGTCGTTCGTCGAGCACCTGACGGGCGACCCGGACCGCACGTCCATGGCCGAGCTCGTCGTGCTCATCGGTCGGGCCCTGGGGCTGAGCGTCGTCGGCGAGGGCGTCGAGGGCCCCGACCAGGTCGAGGCGCTGCAGCGCCTCGGCTGCGACCTCGCGCAGGGGTACCACCTCGGCCACCCGGTCGACGGCGTCACGGCTCTGGCCCTCGCCTCGGGACGCTGA
- a CDS encoding alpha/beta fold hydrolase, with the protein MTDRSSDSTTADEAVPGARERRVPGARVGDGITSPVEVAVTDAGPESGPAVLLLHGFPDSRRLWRHQVRALADAGHRVVAPDLRGFGDTDAPDRVGAYRLGLVVDDVLAVLDALGLDRVVVVGHDWGSLVAWRLAAAHPERVRALVAVSVGHPGARAAGGPAQLWRGLYVLAFLVPGLAERLLPWRGWWLWRALAWRGARPADEPDLARQVADLSRPGRLAAGLAWYRANATPGRRRRRAGSAAVGAQGPGVRRGVVDRPVMGVWSDRDPALTERQMTASARFVTGPWRYETLVGVDHWVPVRAPSALDALLLGFLEQLEA; encoded by the coding sequence GTGACGGACCGCTCCTCGGACAGCACGACGGCCGACGAGGCGGTGCCCGGTGCGCGCGAGCGGCGGGTGCCCGGCGCGCGGGTCGGAGACGGCATCACCAGCCCGGTCGAGGTGGCGGTGACGGACGCCGGGCCGGAGTCGGGGCCGGCGGTCCTGCTCCTGCACGGCTTCCCCGACTCGCGGCGGCTGTGGCGGCACCAGGTGCGGGCGCTCGCCGACGCCGGCCACCGGGTCGTGGCGCCGGACCTGCGCGGCTTCGGCGACACCGACGCGCCCGACCGCGTCGGCGCCTACCGGCTCGGGCTCGTCGTTGACGACGTGCTCGCGGTCCTCGACGCCCTCGGCCTCGACCGGGTGGTCGTCGTCGGGCACGACTGGGGGAGCCTGGTCGCGTGGCGGCTCGCCGCCGCCCACCCCGAGCGGGTGCGGGCGCTGGTCGCGGTGAGCGTCGGGCACCCGGGGGCACGCGCCGCCGGCGGTCCCGCCCAGCTGTGGCGCGGCCTGTACGTGCTCGCCTTCCTCGTGCCGGGTCTCGCCGAGCGGCTGCTGCCGTGGCGGGGGTGGTGGCTGTGGCGCGCGCTCGCCTGGCGGGGTGCCCGGCCGGCCGACGAGCCCGACCTCGCCCGGCAGGTGGCGGACCTGTCCCGCCCGGGTCGCCTCGCCGCCGGGCTCGCCTGGTACCGCGCCAACGCGACGCCCGGCCGGCGCCGGCGGCGGGCCGGGAGCGCCGCGGTAGGTGCGCAGGGGCCCGGCGTGCGCAGGGGCGTGGTCGACCGTCCCGTCATGGGGGTGTGGTCCGACCGGGACCCCGCGCTCACCGAGCGGCAGATGACCGCCAGCGCCCGCTTCGTCACCGGCCCGTGGCGCTACGAGACGCTCGTCGGCGTCGACCACTGGGTGCCGGTGCGCGCGCCCTCGGCCCTCGACGCCCTGCTCCTGGGGTTCCTCGAGCAGCTGGAGGCGTGA
- a CDS encoding DUF1330 domain-containing protein has product MPGAYWINCVRQVRDPERLAAYVRLAGPAVADAGGTFLARGTAAAAFEDGVAERTALIGFDSVEAAVACYESPAYQEALAALGDGAVREIRIVPAAG; this is encoded by the coding sequence GTGCCCGGTGCCTACTGGATCAACTGCGTGCGGCAGGTCCGCGACCCCGAGCGGCTCGCGGCCTACGTCCGCCTCGCCGGCCCCGCCGTCGCCGACGCCGGCGGCACGTTCCTCGCCCGGGGGACGGCCGCGGCCGCCTTCGAGGACGGCGTCGCGGAGCGCACCGCCCTCATCGGCTTCGACAGCGTCGAAGCCGCCGTCGCCTGCTACGAGAGCCCCGCCTACCAGGAGGCGCTCGCCGCCCTCGGCGACGGCGCCGTGCGCGAAATCCGGATCGTGCCCGCCGCCGGCTGA
- a CDS encoding M15 family metallopeptidase, giving the protein MRGAPGVGARGRGPHRAGVALAAVLCLLLPGCGTGAGSSGPATAAVSPRSTAGPSEPVAGPPVPSPATSVATREPSVPAGSGPSSTVGGATPPSPGAPTGGATNGPGASPSRPVAGAGPGGGTTATPAPDWLGTRALAPPGGGPVAPQETPPELRDRRIVTVDRLPPPSDGQFHASVEQVPDDVLARSTWQPACPVGVEDLRYVRVAFWGFDGRPHTGELLLHADAVDAVVGAFRAMHAERFPLEEVRVVRADELDAAPTGDGNVTSAFVCRPVTGGSGWSQHAYGRALDVNPFHNPYERGTGGDRVVIPELATSYTDRSRDLPGMVVPGSVVERAFADAAWGWGGDYRSSKDWMHFSATGG; this is encoded by the coding sequence GTGAGGGGCGCACCGGGGGTCGGCGCGCGCGGCCGTGGTCCGCACCGGGCGGGCGTCGCGCTCGCGGCCGTGCTGTGCCTCCTGCTCCCCGGCTGCGGCACGGGAGCCGGGTCGTCGGGCCCGGCGACGGCCGCGGTGTCACCGCGCTCGACGGCCGGGCCGAGCGAGCCGGTCGCCGGTCCGCCCGTGCCGTCCCCGGCCACCTCGGTGGCCACGCGCGAGCCGTCCGTACCGGCCGGCAGCGGGCCGTCGTCGACGGTCGGGGGCGCGACGCCGCCGTCACCCGGCGCACCGACGGGCGGTGCGACGAACGGGCCCGGTGCGTCCCCGTCGCGCCCCGTCGCCGGGGCCGGCCCCGGCGGGGGTACCACGGCCACGCCGGCGCCGGACTGGCTCGGCACGCGGGCCCTCGCCCCGCCGGGCGGCGGCCCGGTCGCCCCGCAGGAGACCCCGCCGGAGCTGAGGGACCGGCGCATCGTGACGGTCGACCGGCTGCCCCCGCCGTCCGACGGGCAGTTCCACGCCTCCGTGGAGCAGGTCCCCGACGACGTGCTGGCCCGCTCGACGTGGCAGCCCGCGTGCCCCGTCGGGGTCGAGGACCTCCGGTACGTGCGGGTCGCGTTCTGGGGCTTCGACGGCCGGCCGCACACCGGCGAGCTGCTGCTGCACGCCGACGCGGTGGACGCGGTCGTCGGCGCGTTCCGGGCCATGCACGCCGAGCGGTTCCCGCTGGAGGAGGTGCGGGTCGTCCGCGCCGACGAGCTGGACGCGGCACCCACCGGCGACGGCAACGTGACGTCGGCCTTCGTGTGCCGTCCGGTGACCGGGGGCAGCGGGTGGTCACAGCACGCGTACGGGCGCGCCCTCGACGTCAACCCGTTCCACAACCCGTACGAGCGCGGCACCGGCGGCGACCGCGTCGTCATCCCGGAGCTCGCCACCTCCTACACCGACCGATCCCGCGACCTGCCCGGCATGGTGGTGCCCGGCTCCGTCGTCGAGCGCGCCTTCGCCGACGCGGCATGGGGCTGGGGCGGGGACTACCGGTCCTCGAAGGACTGGATGCACTTCTCGGCGACGGGCGGCTGA
- a CDS encoding NERD domain-containing protein: MGTTTVRRQGRLYVSRGGRTVGWYDLSSGDVRSAPGHEQAVRGAVDDWVRRESPLRRRPLPTTLRAAGDPTAAAVRVPAPRAASEPLVEAAPSLRLNEPGGPAAHRARVLLDRAPQPRRLLGRSRPPREALPWLQAAHGQRLVGDALAGLGPTWQVLHAAPLGGGAVVDHVLVGPGGVLAVTTRSHAVPTAWLDGDRLRVGGQPKTYVRDSRRRAAAVAAVVSGTLAASVPVQPVLVLVGPRAVDVRRPAAGVAVLPGGGLLEWLRARPAVLASTDVARLAGVLEDARRWPGHEDPVRSAVA; the protein is encoded by the coding sequence ATGGGGACCACCACGGTGCGACGACAGGGCCGGCTGTACGTGAGCCGCGGTGGTCGCACCGTCGGCTGGTACGACCTCTCCAGCGGCGACGTCCGCTCCGCCCCCGGTCACGAGCAGGCCGTCCGCGGGGCCGTCGACGACTGGGTGCGTCGCGAGAGCCCGCTGCGTCGCCGGCCGCTGCCGACCACGCTGCGCGCGGCGGGGGACCCGACCGCCGCAGCCGTCCGCGTCCCGGCACCGCGCGCGGCGTCCGAGCCGCTCGTGGAGGCGGCGCCGTCGCTGCGGCTCAACGAGCCCGGCGGTCCGGCGGCGCACCGCGCGCGCGTCCTGCTCGACCGTGCACCCCAGCCGCGGCGGCTGCTCGGCCGCTCCCGCCCGCCCCGGGAGGCGCTGCCCTGGCTGCAGGCCGCCCACGGCCAGCGCCTCGTGGGCGACGCCCTCGCCGGGCTCGGCCCCACCTGGCAGGTCCTCCACGCGGCCCCCCTCGGCGGCGGCGCCGTCGTGGACCACGTCCTGGTCGGGCCCGGCGGCGTGCTCGCCGTGACGACCCGCAGTCACGCCGTCCCGACCGCGTGGCTCGACGGGGACCGGCTGCGGGTGGGCGGCCAGCCGAAGACGTACGTGCGCGACAGCCGCCGCCGTGCCGCGGCCGTGGCCGCGGTGGTCTCCGGGACCCTGGCCGCGTCCGTGCCGGTGCAGCCCGTCCTCGTGCTCGTCGGGCCGCGCGCCGTGGACGTCCGCCGGCCCGCGGCGGGGGTCGCGGTCCTGCCGGGCGGTGGGCTGCTGGAGTGGCTGCGCGCCCGACCCGCGGTGCTCGCCTCCACCGACGTCGCCCGTCTGGCGGGCGTCCTCGAGGACGCCCGCCGCTGGCCGGGCCACGAGGACCCCGTCCGCTCCGCCGTCGCCTGA